In a genomic window of Sphingomonas koreensis:
- a CDS encoding phage portal protein, whose product MNWFGRKSGRDASRPVLTRAHGAAGVLGEWPQGYEAQVREGYCANPVAQRAVKIVAESVADAPVEASDPALLALATARTQGQALIATLAVQLLLHGNAFVQILGDGAGGIAELFALRPERVSVETDAGGWPAAYRYRVGGSITRIAAEDAAGRPQVIHMKAFSPVDDHYGLGCLGAASGAIAIHNAATRWNKALLDNAARPSGALVYDPGDGSALAPAQFERLKADMETAFSGAANAGRPMLLEGGLKWQAMSLSPADMDFVGLKAAAAREIALAFGVPPMLLGLPGDNSYANYREANRAVWRLTILPLAEKIYTELAQGLAGWFPEARLWVAIDKVPAMAEDRERLWRSVSAADFLTDEEKRAMLGLER is encoded by the coding sequence ATGAACTGGTTCGGACGGAAGTCCGGGCGCGATGCGTCGCGTCCGGTGTTGACGCGCGCGCATGGCGCGGCGGGCGTGCTTGGCGAATGGCCGCAAGGCTACGAGGCGCAGGTGCGCGAGGGCTATTGCGCGAACCCGGTGGCGCAGCGCGCGGTGAAGATCGTCGCGGAGAGCGTGGCCGATGCGCCGGTCGAGGCGTCGGACCCGGCGCTGCTGGCACTGGCGACGGCGCGGACGCAGGGGCAGGCGCTGATTGCCACACTGGCGGTGCAATTGCTGTTGCACGGCAACGCCTTCGTCCAGATTCTGGGCGACGGCGCGGGCGGGATCGCGGAGCTGTTCGCGCTGCGGCCCGAGCGGGTGTCGGTGGAGACCGATGCCGGCGGATGGCCCGCCGCCTATCGCTATCGCGTCGGCGGGAGCATCACGCGGATTGCTGCCGAGGATGCGGCGGGCAGGCCGCAGGTGATCCACATGAAGGCGTTCAGCCCGGTCGACGATCACTATGGCCTTGGCTGTCTGGGCGCGGCGAGCGGCGCGATCGCGATCCACAATGCGGCGACGCGCTGGAACAAGGCACTGCTCGACAATGCCGCGCGGCCGTCGGGCGCATTGGTCTATGACCCGGGCGACGGCAGCGCGCTGGCGCCCGCGCAGTTCGAGCGGCTGAAGGCCGATATGGAGACGGCATTCTCTGGCGCGGCCAATGCGGGACGGCCGATGCTGCTCGAGGGCGGGCTCAAATGGCAGGCGATGAGCCTGAGCCCGGCCGACATGGATTTCGTCGGGCTGAAGGCCGCGGCGGCGCGCGAGATCGCGCTGGCGTTCGGCGTGCCGCCGATGCTGCTCGGGCTGCCCGGCGACAATAGCTACGCCAACTATCGCGAGGCCAACCGGGCGGTGTGGCGGCTGACGATCCTGCCGCTCGCGGAGAAAATCTACACCGAGCTGGCGCAGGGCCTGGCAGGCTGGTTCCCCGAAGCGCGGCTATGGGTCGCGATCGACAAGGTGCCGGCGATGGCCGAGGACCGCGAACGGCTGTGGCGCAGCGTCAGCGCCGCGGACTTCCTGACCGATGAGGAGAAGCGCGCGATGTTGGGGCTGGAGCGATGA
- a CDS encoding DUF6127 family protein, producing MNAPVNGSLLAQLIAQGAAEGADLATLRAIAEEAGELGASRALTRLGLDDPQAAKDMGELRELLGAWRDAKRSAVKAVAEWVVRMLLALVILGLAVKLGFWGLGK from the coding sequence ATGAACGCGCCGGTCAATGGCAGCCTGCTCGCGCAACTGATCGCGCAAGGCGCGGCCGAGGGCGCTGACCTGGCGACGCTGCGCGCGATCGCCGAGGAAGCGGGGGAGCTGGGCGCGAGCCGGGCGCTGACGCGCCTCGGCCTCGACGATCCGCAGGCGGCCAAGGACATGGGCGAGCTGCGCGAACTGCTGGGTGCATGGCGCGACGCGAAGCGGTCGGCGGTCAAGGCGGTGGCGGAATGGGTGGTACGGATGCTACTCGCGCTGGTGATCCTGGGACTGGCGGTGAAGCTGGGCTTCTGGGGGCTGGGCAAATGA
- a CDS encoding DUF2793 domain-containing protein, giving the protein MTPDQVRGGPVRFAGYAAVFDAPDRGGDVIRRGAFGGVRVRRVPLLWQHRGEPVGVIEAIGEDGETRILRDLYSNKPFIHLYATILADALIQPCVEAAGVSVPPADPAPGQCWIVGGSPSGAWSGKAGALALWTSGGWRFAAPREGMSAWIADERMTVRYSGGGWQIGRLTGTRIEIEGEQVLGPREPAIADPEGGGVIDIEARLAIEAILATLRTHGLIDPG; this is encoded by the coding sequence ATGACCCCGGATCAAGTCCGGGGCGGGCCTGTGCGGTTCGCGGGCTATGCCGCGGTGTTCGATGCGCCCGACCGGGGCGGCGACGTGATCCGCAGGGGCGCGTTCGGCGGCGTGCGGGTGCGGCGGGTGCCCTTGCTGTGGCAGCATCGCGGGGAACCGGTAGGCGTGATCGAGGCGATCGGCGAGGACGGCGAGACCCGGATCCTGCGCGATCTATATTCGAACAAGCCGTTCATCCACCTATACGCGACGATACTGGCCGACGCGCTGATTCAGCCCTGCGTCGAAGCCGCGGGGGTGAGCGTTCCGCCTGCCGATCCGGCGCCCGGGCAATGCTGGATCGTCGGCGGTTCGCCATCCGGCGCGTGGAGCGGCAAGGCAGGGGCGCTCGCGCTCTGGACTAGCGGAGGGTGGAGGTTCGCTGCGCCGCGCGAGGGAATGTCCGCGTGGATCGCGGACGAGCGAATGACCGTGCGTTATAGCGGCGGCGGCTGGCAGATCGGCCGCCTTACCGGGACACGGATCGAGATCGAGGGCGAGCAGGTGCTGGGCCCGCGCGAACCGGCGATCGCGGATCCGGAGGGCGGTGGCGTCATCGATATCGAGGCGCGCTTGGCGATCGAAGCCATTCTGGCGACGCTCCGGACCCATGGCCTGATCGACCCCGGCTGA